The following coding sequences lie in one Thermosulfuriphilus ammonigenes genomic window:
- a CDS encoding metal ABC transporter substrate-binding protein, whose translation MNLSATIKRLVLGTVAALLWLFGGAISALAGPKVVASIFPLYDFVREVGGKRVEAHLLLPPGAEPHSWEPRPSDVLAIYRADLLVVMGAGLEPWLDDILSGLKKREVRIMVASRGAKLIYLKGEKHHRAVDPHLWLDLDWDQRIVLSLAEELTRLDPSGKEYYQHRARRYAQALAQLDQRYAKGLSRCRSRTILVAGHGAYGYLARRYGLRQVALFGLSPEAEPSPRKMIEILTLARSLKAEAIFFETRANRRLAQALSDEAGLKALVLNPGASLTQEELQKGTTFLTIMEENLRALRTGLSCLP comes from the coding sequence GTGGGGCCATTTCTGCCTTGGCCGGGCCCAAGGTAGTGGCCAGTATCTTTCCCCTTTACGACTTTGTCCGAGAGGTGGGAGGGAAAAGGGTTGAAGCCCATCTCCTTTTGCCCCCGGGGGCCGAACCCCACTCCTGGGAGCCCAGGCCTAGCGATGTTCTGGCCATATATCGGGCCGATCTTCTGGTAGTCATGGGAGCCGGTCTTGAACCCTGGTTAGATGATATCCTCTCTGGCCTTAAGAAAAGAGAGGTCCGAATTATGGTGGCTTCAAGGGGAGCCAAGCTCATTTATCTGAAGGGGGAAAAGCACCACAGGGCCGTTGACCCCCACCTCTGGCTGGACCTGGACTGGGATCAAAGAATTGTCTTATCTCTGGCCGAAGAGCTGACCCGGCTTGACCCCTCCGGCAAGGAATACTACCAGCATCGGGCCCGCCGCTATGCCCAGGCCCTGGCCCAGCTTGATCAGCGCTATGCCAAAGGGCTTTCCCGCTGCCGGAGCCGGACCATTCTGGTGGCCGGCCATGGGGCCTATGGATACCTGGCCCGGCGTTACGGCCTCCGCCAAGTGGCCCTCTTTGGCCTCTCTCCTGAGGCCGAACCAAGCCCCAGAAAGATGATTGAAATCCTCACCCTGGCCCGGAGCTTAAAGGCTGAGGCCATCTTTTTTGAGACCAGGGCCAATCGACGTCTCGCTCAGGCCCTTTCAGATGAGGCCGGCCTAAAGGCCCTGGTGCTAAACCCCGGGGCCAGCCTGACTCAGGAAGAGCTCCAAAAAGGGACCACCTTCCTGACCATCATGGAGGAAAATCTCAGGGCCTTAAGAACCGGACTCTCCTGCCTCCCTTAG
- a CDS encoding thioredoxin family protein: MGRIRIGKTIVGIIGLSEAIAEVSRIPGLSREEVADRLLEIVSQKNYIPDRAREAYRRALLREYLKVQGEDVLDLEESSEPGPLSLKVLGPGCSSCESLYRLCLDVVAEMGLTADVEHITDIKEIARYGMVPTPGLVINDRLKCAGRLPARYEIEQWLREAGESGS; encoded by the coding sequence ATGGGGCGGATCCGGATAGGCAAAACTATCGTGGGGATAATTGGTCTTTCTGAGGCTATTGCTGAGGTCAGTCGGATTCCGGGGCTCTCTCGGGAAGAGGTCGCCGATAGGCTCCTTGAGATCGTATCCCAAAAGAACTACATCCCTGATCGGGCCAGGGAGGCCTATCGTCGGGCCCTCCTACGCGAGTACCTCAAGGTGCAGGGAGAAGATGTATTAGATCTTGAGGAATCTTCTGAACCGGGGCCTCTTTCCCTTAAAGTGCTTGGGCCTGGCTGCTCTTCTTGTGAGAGCCTGTATCGTCTTTGTCTGGATGTGGTGGCCGAGATGGGGCTTACTGCCGATGTGGAGCATATTACCGACATCAAAGAAATTGCCCGCTACGGGATGGTTCCCACCCCTGGCTTGGTGATCAACGACCGCCTCAAATGTGCCGGCCGCCTGCCAGCCAGGTATGAGATAGAGCAGTGGCTAAGGGAGGCAGGAGAGTCCGGTTCTTAA
- a CDS encoding C-GCAxxG-C-C family protein produces MKNFSFSRRDLLVGAGKLAAGAAVLSLGAGGAAREAWGYGYSSDFKYAKLDLDEVGQIAYENYFKRWCTSTVLAGLVEPLRKKVGGSWKDFPIDAYRWGHGGLAGWGALCGTLPGAGIVIGLVTRDTDTAEAMVNDLAFYYSYTELPSYTPKKILKAEIHQMTIAKTPVCHISVGRWMASEGVGFLTPERAERCARLSANIAMEAARMLNEWVEGKYKPRHRPLFNLVENGITSQNNCIDCHGQNVPAPPEEYQVLDK; encoded by the coding sequence ATGAAAAATTTCTCTTTTTCTCGTCGGGATCTTCTTGTCGGTGCCGGGAAGTTGGCTGCTGGAGCCGCCGTACTCAGTCTAGGAGCCGGTGGGGCAGCCAGAGAGGCCTGGGGCTACGGGTACTCTTCGGACTTCAAGTACGCCAAGCTGGATCTCGATGAGGTCGGGCAAATAGCCTATGAGAACTATTTTAAAAGGTGGTGCACCTCGACGGTTTTGGCCGGGCTGGTGGAGCCCCTGCGCAAAAAGGTCGGGGGCTCCTGGAAGGACTTTCCCATTGATGCCTATCGTTGGGGGCACGGTGGCCTGGCTGGGTGGGGGGCCCTCTGCGGCACGCTCCCCGGAGCAGGAATCGTTATCGGCCTGGTTACCAGAGACACCGACACCGCTGAGGCCATGGTCAATGATCTGGCCTTTTACTACTCCTATACCGAGCTTCCTAGCTACACCCCCAAAAAGATCTTAAAGGCGGAGATCCACCAGATGACCATTGCCAAGACCCCGGTTTGTCACATCTCTGTAGGACGATGGATGGCCTCAGAGGGAGTAGGCTTCCTTACCCCAGAGCGGGCCGAAAGATGTGCCCGTCTGTCGGCCAACATTGCCATGGAGGCCGCCCGGATGCTCAACGAATGGGTAGAAGGAAAATATAAGCCCAGACATCGGCCTCTCTTCAACCTGGTAGAAAACGGGATTACCTCTCAGAACAACTGTATCGACTGCCACGGGCAAAACGTCCCTGCACCGCCGGAAGAATACCAGGTGCTGGACAAATAA